The DNA region TGCCGTATGCCGTGGTGGAGTCGATGCCCTGCAGGAAGGCCATGTCCAGGTTGCCGATGATGCCGCCCTCTCCGCCACTGAAGCAGAGCGAGAAGCCCACCGCGTACCACAGGATGGTGGTCACGCCCATCGAGACGAAGCTCTGGATCATGATGCTGAGCACGTTGCGCCGTCCCACCAGGCCGCCGTAGAAGAAGGCCAGCCCGGGAGTCATCAGCATCACGAGGGAAGTTGCCACGAGCATGAAGCCCGTGTTGCCGGTGTCGAACATCCTCGCTCCTTGGTGATTTCCGGCCCGGGGGGTCCGGGCTCATGGATGCCCCAAGGTCCGGCAGCGCAGCCTGCCTGCCCATCGGGGATTTCCTGAAAGGAGGGGAGGGAATTCCTTGTTGGCGCGTGTCGGCGCGCTGGCGGGGCGGCTAGAGCTGGGTCAGGCCTTCGCGGATGGCGTATTTGGTGAGTTCGGCCACGCTGTGCAGATCCAGCTTGTCCATCAGCTGCTTGCGGTGGCTTTCCACGGTCTTGGCGCTCAGGTTGAGGGTCCCGGCCATCTCGCGCGTGCTGCGGCCTTCGGCCAGCAATTGCAGCACCTGGCGTTCGCGTGCGGTGAGAATCTTCCAGGCTCCCTCTTCCGGGGTCGCCACCGGATGCAAGAGCTCCTCGACCAGCAGGGTGGACACGCCACTGGAAACGGCCTTGTTGCCGCGGTGCACCTCGCGGATCACGCGGGCCAGCTCCTCGAAGCCGGCATCCTTGAGCAGGTAGCCGTCCGCGCCCGCGCGCAGGCTCTCGAGCACGAAGGTGCGCTCGCCGTGCATGCTCAGCATCACGATGCGCAACGCGGGGCAGCATTCCCGCAGACGGCGGGTCAGTTCGATGCCGTTCAGCCCGGGCATCGAGATGTCCAGCAGGGCCAGGTCGGGCGGGTCGGCGCGCAGTGCGTCCAGCGCCTGCAGCCCATCCTCGGCCTCGCCCGTGATCACCACGTCGCTCATGCGCTCCAGCAGCAGCCGCAGACCTGTCCGGAAGAGCCGGTGGTCGTCGGCCATGAAGATCCGGATCAACGCTTTCATGCCGGAGTCTCCTCAAGAGGCACCCGCAGCGTGGCCAGGCAGCCGTGTCCGGGGCGGCTCTCCAGCTCCAGATCGCCACCCAGGTCACGCAGGCGCGTGCGGATGCTGAACAGGCCGAAGGCATCCTGGCGCTGGATGTGGTCGGGGTCGAAACCCTGGCCGTCGTCACGCACGCTGAGCAACAGGTTGCCCGCGTGTGTCGCGAGGCTCAGCTCGACATGTGTCGCCCGTGCGTGTTTCCAGCAATTGGTCAGCAGTTCCTGGGCGGCCTTGAACAGCGACACCCGCACTTCCTCCGAGACACCCGGAACCGGGGTCGTGCGACAGCTGACCGCCAGACCATGGCGCTGCTGGAACTCCTCGGCCAGCCAGTCGCACGCGGGTGCCAGCCCCAGCTCGTAGAGCACGGGGGGGCTCAGGGTGGTGGTGAGGTGGCGTGTGGTGCGGATCGCGCGGTCAACCAGTGCCTGCAGGGGCACCAGCTCGTGATCCAGTCCGCTGAAGACCAGGTTGCCACGGGCTTGCCCCAGCTTGAGCCGGAGCAGGGCCAGGGTCTGGCCCAGTTCATCGTGCAGGTCGCTGGCGATCTGCCGGCGCTCGCGGGCTTCGGTCAGGCACAGCTCACGGGCCAGCCCGCGCAGGCGGGCGTTGGCTTCCTGCAGTTCGCGCGTGCGTTCGCGTACCGTGTCTTCCAGCCAGGCGACCCCGTCCTGGAGAGCGGCTTCCGCTTCCCGGCGCTGGGCCCAGCTGCCCAGCATCTGGGCCAGGGATTGCACCAGCTCCCGCTCTTCGTCCAGAAAGAGCGTGTCCCAGCCGGTGGCCTCGCCATGCCAGCTGCGGATCTCGATGCGGCCTGCGCGCCGAGTCTGGGTTCCGAACCCGGCCGCGAGCAGCGCCCCCTCGTCCCGGTCTCCGGTGCTGCACCAGCGTGTGCCGTCCAGCACGATCCGGGCGGAGGTCTCCAGCGGATACTGCATCGCCTCCGGCAGCAGATCCACGACCGTCTGCAGGATCAGCGCGGGCGACTGCCCGTCATCCTGAAGCAGCAGGGCCGTGCGGTGCAGGGCACGCAGTTCCTTGATCCGTTCCTGCAGTCTGTATTCGAGCGTTTGCGCCATCGTTCTCCCGGTTTCGGCGGCCAACAAGATGTGGACTGCGGAGCTGGGGCGGGCCGACATGGATCAAACCATGCACAAGGGGACGGACTCCCGGATGGATTCCGTCCCCTTGCCTGATTCCTGGAGTCCGGGCCTGGCCGGCACTCCCGGGTCAGTTGAGCGCGATCACCCGGAACAGGCCCACGCCCGCCGTCAGTGCCACGCTGTGCCCGGGTGCGCCCACGGTCGCGATGGGCGTCCAGGGGCCCGTGGGATCCGTGGCACCTTCCACGCGGTACTGCAGGGCGCCGCTCACGGGGCTCCAGCTCAGCAGCAGGTAGTTGGTCTGGTAGGCGATCTGCAGGTCGGTCACGGGGCCCAGCACGGTGGCCGAAGGCAGCAGGCCGGTGGTGAAGAGCAGGGCCAGCCCATCGGCGATGGCGGGATTGCTGGCCGGCAGCGCGCCGCCCGGGTTGCCCACACCATCGGAGCGGCCGTAGAAGTACTGCAGGCCGTCGGTTCCAGTGGGGTCTTCGATGCCCACGGTGGTGTTGTCGGTTTCACCCACGGTCTGGTACTGGAACACGATCGCCCCGTCGCCGCTTTGGGTCGGGTGTGACACGGGATCCAGCAGGATCACCTGGAAGCTCTCGAAATCCGTGGCGGGCGAATACTGGCGAATCGAGTGATACTCGATGATGAACCGTCCGTTGGCCGCGTCGTGCCACCAGGACACGTTGCCGGAGGCGGCCTGCTGGGGACTGAGGTCCTCCCAGAAGGGCGCCAGCACCGCATTGGGATTGTCGGCCAGAGGAATCGCCTGGCCGCGCCATTCGGTGGCACTGCTGGTGCCCAGCGCGATCCAGCCGTTGCCGCAGACCGAGAGGCTCGAGAAGGGCAGTCCGTAGTACGGGAAGTCGAAAGGCAACGCCAGGGGCAGGGTCTGGTCGTCATCGGTGAAGTTCAGCGCCGTGCCCGGACCGCCCTGCTCGGGGTCGATGGGGGTCCAGTCGTACACCACCCGGTTGTGTCCCTGCAGCACCAGCACATGGCCTTCGGAGCCCATGGTGAACACGCTCTCGGTCCAGTCCGCATCGCCGGCATCGAAGGCGCGGTAGCCATGGCCGTCGGCGGCCTGCGGCTCGTGGATCACTCCCGGGGCGCCGCGGCTGACCACCGTGTACTCAGCACCCACGGGCAGCATGAAGGAGAATCCGCCATCCATGCCGGTCAGCTGGGCGGGCAGGGGCACATCCAGCACCTCGACCTCGGCACCCGCGAGCGGCAGTCCGGCGCCGTCCAGCAGAGTCCCGCTGAGCAGGGCGACATCTCCGGGCTGCAGGTCGAAGTTCTGGATCACGGTGCCGTCCTCGGGCAGCACGACCGGCAGACTCAGCGCGGCGTATCCGAAAGCCTCGGCACTCACGGTCCACAGGCCCGGCTGCAGCGCCAGGCTGTAGTGTCCCGCTTCGTCGGTCAGCGTGCCGTGATCGCCGGGCTGGGCCACGACACTGGCTCCGGCCAGAGGGGCACCGCCGTTGGCCGCGCTCACCGTGCCTTCCAGCAGGGCACCGCCGATCTGGGAGATCAGCTGGGCCGCGGAGAACAGGTTCAGCCGGCCTCCGCTGACCGTGATCCCGGCCAGTGCGGGCAGTGGATCGACGCTGTCCATGATGATCTGCTTGAGCTGCAGCGCGCCCGCACCAGGATCGGCTGCGTACGCCGCCGTGAATCCGGGGCCGGCCACGCTGTGCAGGAAGGCCACTGCGCCCGCCAGATGGGGTGTGGCCATCGAGGTGCCGGTGAGGGTGGCCGTGCTGTTGCCCGTATACGTGGAGAGCACGTTCGTGCCCGGTGCGCCCAGATCGATGGTGGTGGCGCCGTAACCCGCCCCGTTGTACTTGGTGTCGGTGCGCGTGGTATTGGTCACCGAAATCAGCCAGGGGCTGGAACAGCTGGTGGGCACATCGCCCTGGGTGTCCACATTGTAGTTGGCATTGGCCGTGGCGGCCGCGCTGAGAATGCCCACGGCGCCCATGGCATCGTAGAGATCATTCCAGATCGGGTAGCTGCCCGAGGCGCAATTGGCCAGGTCCACTCCGAAACTGCTGTTGGTGGAGACCACATTGGCACCGCCGCTGCCGCCACTGGAAATCCAGAGGGTCTTCTGGTCCAGCACGTAGCCATAGCCCACGCTGATCAC from Candidatus Delongbacteria bacterium includes:
- a CDS encoding response regulator transcription factor encodes the protein MKALIRIFMADDHRLFRTGLRLLLERMSDVVITGEAEDGLQALDALRADPPDLALLDISMPGLNGIELTRRLRECCPALRIVMLSMHGERTFVLESLRAGADGYLLKDAGFEELARVIREVHRGNKAVSSGVSTLLVEELLHPVATPEEGAWKILTARERQVLQLLAEGRSTREMAGTLNLSAKTVESHRKQLMDKLDLHSVAELTKYAIREGLTQL
- a CDS encoding S8 family serine peptidase; translation: MSKALSFLTIAGGLLALAPALLAWSPGTTPCQAGQVLLRFDHHVASDSEGRWLLNEPRISSLKPLVPRLDIWLATLEPGWSVSEALLDLERSPGLRWAQADHILEKRQTFPDDPSFGTQWDMHNTGQSGGTVDADIDMPEAWDLGTGGLDGNGNQIVVAIVDGGMELTHSNIAPNLWINAAEASGTPGVDDDGNGYVDDINGWDGYSNDGTIPSDGHGTHVAGTVGARGNDNSQVTGINWNVKLMAVAASSGSTSVISVGYGYVLDQKTLWISSGGSGGANVVSTNSSFGVDLANCASGSYPIWNDLYDAMGAVGILSAAATANANYNVDTQGDVPTSCSSPWLISVTNTTRTDTKYNGAGYGATTIDLGAPGTNVLSTYTGNSTATLTGTSMATPHLAGAVAFLHSVAGPGFTAAYAADPGAGALQLKQIIMDSVDPLPALAGITVSGGRLNLFSAAQLISQIGGALLEGTVSAANGGAPLAGASVVAQPGDHGTLTDEAGHYSLALQPGLWTVSAEAFGYAALSLPVVLPEDGTVIQNFDLQPGDVALLSGTLLDGAGLPLAGAEVEVLDVPLPAQLTGMDGGFSFMLPVGAEYTVVSRGAPGVIHEPQAADGHGYRAFDAGDADWTESVFTMGSEGHVLVLQGHNRVVYDWTPIDPEQGGPGTALNFTDDDQTLPLALPFDFPYYGLPFSSLSVCGNGWIALGTSSATEWRGQAIPLADNPNAVLAPFWEDLSPQQAASGNVSWWHDAANGRFIIEYHSIRQYSPATDFESFQVILLDPVSHPTQSGDGAIVFQYQTVGETDNTTVGIEDPTGTDGLQYFYGRSDGVGNPGGALPASNPAIADGLALLFTTGLLPSATVLGPVTDLQIAYQTNYLLLSWSPVSGALQYRVEGATDPTGPWTPIATVGAPGHSVALTAGVGLFRVIALN